One part of the Triplophysa rosa linkage group LG5, Trosa_1v2, whole genome shotgun sequence genome encodes these proteins:
- the cdh18a gene encoding cadherin-18a, with the protein MRAASSPACLCPLLLCLCVIQRSHGTPSPSSPVRPTLNHNQTKSADGEKDAHHRPKRGWIWNQFFVLEEHIGPDAQYVGKLHSNSDKGDGSVKYLLSGEGAGTIFIINEMTGDIHAKKSLDREKKSHYVLHARAIDRLTNRAVEPESEFIIKVQDVNDNAPKFPDGPFSASVPEMADTGTSVFQVTATDADDPTYGNSAKIVYSILQGQPFFTVDPKIGVIRTAMPNMDRESREMYLVIIQAKDMAGSVGGLSGSTTVNITLTDVNDNPPRFPQKNYQLYVPESAQVGKAVGKIKANDEDLGINAEMTYKITNEEGAAMFSISTDSDKKEGVISLKKPLDYEKKKAYSLNIEGVNTHLDPRFSYLGPFKDTTTLKIIIGDVDEAPVFTMDYYIMDVYENAPAETEVGMVTAQDPDSTRSKIKYFIDQNAEDDTLFSIDAKSGLIKTTRSLDREEAAWHNITVMTSELDNPNLVSFVPVTVQVLDVNDNAPSIATDSALIVCEGYKAGQVIQTIKATDKDNFANGQFSFALPEDLPVNPNFTLKDNEDSSASVLARRQGFSQAEQELYQLPVIVWDGGEPLLSSTSTLTLRVCPCQHGARAPVCRAQAFLSSAGLSTGALVAILLCVLILLAIVVLFVTLRSKKSKKEPLIISEEDIRENIVTYDDEGGGEEDTEAFDIAALRNPAAAEEMRLRKDLWRAIGMEALSPSLTLPDEDIHDVIKLKVVKADRDMSGPPYDSLQTYAYEGRGSPSGSISSLDLPEPLDLSEVDDWGPEVQILSRLFEEKINQHTP; encoded by the exons TTACACTCAAACTCAGACAAAGGTGATGGCTCGGTCAAGTATCTCCTCTCCGGAGAAGGTGCCGGTACCATATTCATAATCAACGAGATGACAGGCGACATTCATGCTAAGAAAAGTCTTGACAGGGAAAAGAAGAGCCATTACGTCCTCCACGCTCGGGCCATCGACCGCCTGACCAACAGAGCTGTGGAACCGGAGTCTGAATTCATCATCAAGGTGCAGGATGTGAACGACAACGCCCCCAAGTTCCCAGACGGCCCCTTTTCAGCCTCTGTGCCTGAGATGGCAGACACCG GAACTTCAGTATTCCAAGTCACTGCCACAGATGCTGATGACCCCACCTATGGAAACAGTGCCAAGATTGTCTACAGTATTCTACAGGGGCAGCCTTTCTTCACTGTTGACCCCAAAATTG GTGTCATCAGGACTGCTATGCCAAACATGGACAGAGAATCGAGAGAGATGTACTTGGTCATCATCCAAGCCAAAGACATGGCCGGCTCTGTAGGGGGTCTGTCTGGATCCACCACAGTCAACATCACGCTGACCGATGTCAACGACAATCCACCAAGATTCCCTCAAA AGAACTATCAGTTGTACGTGCCAGAATCTGCTCAGGTAGGAAAAGCTGTTGGCAAAATCAAAGCGAACGACGAAGACCTCGGCATTAACGCAGAGATGACATACAAAATCACCAATGAAGAAGGAGCCGCCATGTTTTCCATCTCCACCGACAGTGACAAAAAAGAAGGAGTCATCTCCCTCAAGAAG CCTCTGGACTATGAGAAGAAGAAGGCTTATTCTTTGAACATCGAAGGTGTCAACACCCATCTGGATCCTCGCTTTTCTTACCTGGGCCCTTTCAAAGACACCACAACGTTGAAGATCATCATCGGGGATGTTGATGAGGCTCCGGTCTTTACTATGGACTACTATATCATGGATGTGTATGAAAATGCCCCAGCCGAGACAGAGGTTGGCATGGTTACTGCTCAAGACCCGGATAGCACCAGGAGTAAAATCAA GTATTTCATTGACCAGAATGCTGAAGATGATACACTTTTCAGCATTGATGCCAAAAGTGGACTCATTAAAACCACCAGAAGTCTGGACCGAGAGGAAGCAGCCTGGCACAACATCACTGTTATGACCTCAGAGCTTG ACAATCCAAATCTGGTGAGCTTTGTACCAGTCACAGTGCAGGTCTTGGATGTCAATGATAATGCGCCCTCTATTGCCACAGACAGCGCCCTCATTGTGTGTGAAGGCTACAAGGCAGGCCAG GTCATTCAGACCATCAAGGCAACGGATAAGGACAACTTTGCCAATGGTCAGTTCTCCTTTGCGTTACCAGAGGACCTTCCAGTGAATCCAAATTTCACTCTGAAGGACAATGAAG ATAGCAGCGCGAGCGTGTTGGCACGTCGACAGGGCTTCAGCCAGGCGGAACAAGAGCTGTACCAGCTGCCCGTGATTGTGTGGGATGGAGGAGAGCCCCTCCTCAGCAGCACCAGCACGCTTACACTCAGGGTGTGTCCATGCCAGCATGGAGCCCGAGCTCCTGTGTGCAGGGCACAAGCATTCCTGTCCTCGGCTGGTCTGAGCACCGGAGCTCTCGTCGCCATCCTGCTGTGTGTGCTCATCCTCTTGG CCATCGTGGTTCTGTTTGTCACCCTGCGTAGTAAGAAGAGCAAAAAGGAGCCTCTGATCATCTCAGAAGAGGATATCAGAGAGAACATAGTGACGTACGACGACGAAGGTGGAGGCGAGGAAGATACGGAGGCTTTTGATATAGCAGCGCTGAGGAACCCTGCGGCAGCCGAGGAGATGAGGTTGAGGAAAGACCTGTGGAGAGCGATAGGCATGGAGGCCCTTAGCCCTTCTTTGACCTTACCGGATGAGGACATCCACGATGTGATTAAACTGAAAGTGGTCAAGGCCGATCGGGATATGAGCGGGCCTCCGTACGATTCTCTTCAGACGTATGCTTACGAGGGCCGTGGCTCCCCTTCTGGTTCGATCAGTTCTCTGGACCTGCCTGAACCTCTGGACCTCAGTGAGGTCGACGACTGGGGTCCTGAAGTGCAAATACTCAGCAGACTCTTTGAAGAGAAAATCAACCAGCACACCCCATAA